A stretch of the Duncaniella dubosii genome encodes the following:
- a CDS encoding RNA polymerase sigma factor, whose product MALTERESRFMTIVNDNRQLLYKVCYMYATDRDHFQDLYQEVLANIWEGLGSFRGDSAVSTWLYRTALNTCVTFYRRHNRHSSEMTSLDMAAELMADDGRRAEQLREMYRLISQLSKIDKAIILMWLDERSYDEIAEVTGFTRNNVATRLRRIKQRLVDNGNSDN is encoded by the coding sequence ATGGCATTAACTGAACGGGAATCACGATTCATGACGATTGTCAACGACAATCGTCAGCTCCTGTATAAAGTATGCTATATGTATGCTACAGACCGCGATCATTTTCAGGATTTATATCAAGAGGTGCTCGCCAACATCTGGGAAGGTCTTGGGTCGTTCCGTGGCGATTCGGCAGTGTCGACATGGCTCTACAGGACGGCTCTCAACACATGTGTGACTTTTTATCGCCGTCATAACCGCCATTCGTCGGAAATGACATCGCTTGATATGGCGGCGGAACTTATGGCCGATGACGGTCGGCGGGCGGAACAGCTGCGCGAGATGTACAGACTCATTTCTCAATTGTCGAAAATCGACAAGGCGATAATCCTGATGTGGCTTGACGAGCGGAGCTATGATGAAATAGCCGAGGTGACAGGATTCACCCGCAACAATGTCGCGACGCGTCTCAGGCGTATCAAGCAGCGTCTTGTAGACAACGGCAACAGCGACAATTGA
- a CDS encoding ABC transporter permease yields MSKIGIVIEREYMERVKKKSFIITTILMPMLMLVLMALPAIIMNYVDSSATTVSVIDNSSMILPQLKNTESLTFRPATDATVDSALTRDGIDAVLVIPENILTGNRSGLKYYANGPSSVGTETGIVDQINSIIETERLKGYNIANLDDILESVKSNVSLTTVRADKDSEESNSSMFSYGVGIGMTFVLYMFLLIYGQMVMTSIIEEKGNRVLEVVVSSVKPAQLMMGKIVGVALVAVTQMVIWGILLALMSAYLLPALMPADAMADVAAVQSGNFDSISDQSSIEIIQAVGMLGNVSHILSLIALMTVFLVFGFLLYSSIFAAVGSSVDNIQDASQLTSFAVFPIIFGLIFAMVAATDPMGSVAFWMSMFPLTSPMVMVARIPFGIPAWEIALSLVLLAIGFIAMVWLAGKIYRVGIFMYGKKPSIKELIRWVNYK; encoded by the coding sequence ATGTCTAAAATAGGTATAGTAATCGAGCGCGAGTACATGGAGCGCGTCAAGAAAAAAAGCTTCATCATCACGACCATACTGATGCCCATGCTCATGCTTGTGCTAATGGCTCTTCCTGCCATTATCATGAACTACGTCGACTCATCGGCGACAACCGTCTCGGTTATCGACAACAGCAGCATGATTCTCCCGCAGCTCAAAAACACAGAGTCGCTTACCTTCCGCCCTGCAACCGATGCGACAGTTGATTCGGCTCTTACACGCGATGGCATCGACGCAGTTCTCGTTATCCCGGAAAACATCCTGACAGGTAATCGTTCAGGCTTGAAATATTACGCCAACGGTCCGTCATCGGTAGGGACTGAAACCGGCATTGTCGACCAGATCAACAGCATTATCGAGACCGAACGACTCAAGGGCTACAACATAGCCAATCTTGACGACATACTCGAAAGCGTAAAAAGCAATGTCAGCCTCACGACCGTCCGTGCCGACAAAGACAGTGAAGAAAGCAACTCTTCGATGTTCAGCTACGGTGTTGGCATCGGTATGACATTCGTCCTCTACATGTTCCTTCTCATATATGGGCAGATGGTCATGACCTCAATCATAGAGGAAAAAGGCAATCGAGTGCTTGAAGTTGTCGTGTCGTCCGTAAAGCCCGCCCAGCTCATGATGGGCAAGATTGTCGGGGTGGCACTCGTCGCTGTGACACAGATGGTGATATGGGGTATACTGCTCGCTCTCATGTCGGCCTACCTACTCCCCGCCCTCATGCCGGCTGATGCCATGGCTGATGTCGCAGCAGTGCAAAGCGGAAACTTCGACAGCATAAGCGACCAGTCCTCTATAGAAATCATACAGGCTGTCGGAATGCTCGGAAACGTAAGCCATATCCTATCGCTGATCGCACTGATGACCGTCTTCCTCGTCTTCGGCTTCCTGCTCTACTCGTCGATTTTCGCGGCTGTCGGATCGTCGGTCGACAATATTCAGGACGCAAGCCAGCTCACATCGTTCGCTGTTTTCCCGATTATCTTCGGTCTCATTTTTGCAATGGTAGCGGCAACAGACCCTATGGGAAGTGTCGCGTTCTGGATGTCGATGTTCCCCCTCACCTCTCCTATGGTGATGGTCGCACGAATTCCCTTCGGCATTCCGGCATGGGAAATTGCCCTTTCTCTTGTTCTGCTCGCTATCGGATTTATAGCAATGGTATGGCTCGCAGGCAAAATCTATCGTGTCGGCATCTTCATGTATGGCAAAAAGCCATCGATAAAGGAACTGATCCGCTGGGTCAACTACAAATAA
- a CDS encoding ABC transporter ATP-binding protein has translation MDILQVENVSKSYSSHLALDNVSVNVPEGKVYGLLGPNGAGKTTLIRIINHITAPDSGQVLFNGHRLTQADVEHIGYLPEERGLYKKMKVGEQAVFFARLKGLSKQEAVRELRRWFEKFDILSWWDKKVEELSKGMAQKVQFIITVLHRPQLLIFDEPFSGFDPINAALLKEEILKLKDEGSTVIFSTHNMSSVEEICDNITLINKSRNILSGNVEEIRRQYFGNRYDLTFTGDPRVLMERLQPIASEFAILDPDAQGRPRINFHLNGDSTLREAISIANESVMLAGINESIASMNDIFIRAVNDDSRINP, from the coding sequence ATGGACATACTCCAAGTTGAAAACGTCAGCAAATCCTATTCCTCCCATCTTGCGCTCGACAATGTGTCGGTCAATGTGCCCGAAGGAAAGGTTTACGGTCTGTTAGGTCCGAACGGCGCTGGAAAGACCACGCTGATACGAATCATCAACCATATCACCGCTCCCGACAGCGGACAAGTGCTGTTCAACGGACACCGGCTCACTCAGGCCGATGTCGAACACATCGGCTATCTTCCTGAAGAACGCGGACTCTACAAGAAAATGAAAGTCGGTGAACAGGCCGTCTTTTTCGCACGTCTCAAAGGGCTGTCGAAACAGGAGGCAGTAAGGGAACTCAGGCGGTGGTTCGAAAAATTCGACATTCTATCGTGGTGGGACAAAAAGGTTGAAGAGCTGTCAAAAGGCATGGCCCAGAAGGTGCAGTTTATCATCACGGTGCTCCACAGACCGCAACTGCTGATTTTTGACGAACCCTTCTCAGGCTTCGACCCAATCAACGCCGCACTTCTAAAAGAAGAGATACTCAAACTTAAAGACGAGGGGTCAACCGTGATTTTCTCGACCCACAACATGTCGTCAGTCGAAGAAATATGCGACAACATCACCCTTATCAACAAAAGCCGCAACATCTTAAGCGGAAATGTAGAGGAGATACGCCGTCAGTATTTCGGAAACCGCTATGACCTCACCTTCACAGGCGACCCACGTGTGCTTATGGAGCGGCTGCAGCCGATTGCAAGCGAATTTGCCATCCTCGACCCTGACGCTCAGGGTCGCCCACGCATCAACTTCCACCTCAACGGAGACTCGACGCTCCGCGAAGCCATTTCAATCGCCAACGAAAGCGTCATGCTTGCCGGCATAAACGAAAGCATCGCCTCGATGAATGATATTTTCATCCGTGCCGTCAATGATGACAGCAGAATCAATCCATAA
- the pyrI gene encoding aspartate carbamoyltransferase regulatory subunit, with translation MTVSKQELAVAALRDGTVIDHIPSAALFKAVKILGIENLGGAVTIGNNLDSKKLGKKGIIKVADVFFPESTLNRIALIAPTAVVNIIRDYEVVEKFPVTLPDTIVGIVKCGNPKCITNNEPMRTRFHVIDREDVTISCHYCSQAVRSIDAKII, from the coding sequence ATGACTGTCTCAAAACAAGAACTCGCTGTAGCCGCCCTGCGTGACGGCACTGTGATTGACCATATACCGTCGGCCGCTCTTTTCAAGGCTGTAAAGATTCTCGGCATAGAGAATCTCGGTGGCGCTGTCACCATCGGAAACAATCTTGACAGCAAAAAACTTGGCAAGAAGGGCATCATCAAGGTAGCTGATGTCTTTTTCCCGGAATCGACACTCAACCGCATCGCTCTTATCGCTCCGACGGCTGTGGTCAACATAATCCGCGACTATGAAGTAGTCGAGAAGTTCCCTGTGACGCTTCCCGACACGATTGTTGGCATCGTCAAGTGCGGTAATCCCAAATGTATCACCAACAATGAGCCGATGCGCACCCGCTTCCATGTCATTGACCGCGAGGATGTGACCATAAGCTGCCATTACTGTTCGCAGGCTGTCCGCAGCATCGACGCAAAGATTATCTGA
- the pyrB gene encoding aspartate carbamoyltransferase: MNTNSLVSISDIGRDEILSLLDMARRFEENPNRRLLEGRVVATLFFEPSTRTRLSFETAVNRLGGRIIGFSDANTTSSSKGETLKDTIKMVSNYVDLIVMRHYLEGAARYASEVTDVPIINAGDGANQHPSQTMLDLYSIYKTQGTLENLTITLVGDLKYGRTVHSLIMAMRHFNPTFRFVACKELGMPAEYKAFCDENGIRYTEHTDFSPEVINSSDIIYMTRVQRERFADIMEYERVKDLYNLNSSMLGDARENMRILHPLPRVNEIAQDVDDNPHAYYFEQARNGLYARQAIICRALGIDA, encoded by the coding sequence ATGAATACCAATAGTCTTGTATCAATAAGCGACATAGGGCGCGACGAGATTCTTTCGCTCCTCGACATGGCCCGTCGTTTTGAGGAAAATCCCAACCGCCGTCTGCTTGAAGGGCGTGTGGTCGCAACTCTGTTTTTCGAACCGTCCACCCGCACACGTCTGAGTTTCGAGACAGCAGTCAACCGTCTCGGAGGCCGTATCATCGGATTTTCCGATGCCAACACCACCAGCTCGTCGAAGGGCGAGACTCTTAAGGACACGATAAAGATGGTGAGCAACTATGTGGATCTCATCGTCATGCGTCACTATCTCGAAGGCGCCGCACGCTATGCCTCTGAAGTGACCGATGTCCCCATTATCAATGCCGGTGACGGAGCGAATCAGCATCCTTCGCAGACAATGCTCGATCTCTACTCTATCTACAAGACTCAGGGCACTCTTGAGAATCTTACAATAACGCTTGTGGGTGATCTGAAATATGGCCGTACTGTCCATTCGCTCATCATGGCTATGCGTCATTTCAATCCGACATTCCGTTTTGTCGCATGCAAGGAACTCGGAATGCCGGCCGAATACAAGGCTTTCTGCGACGAAAACGGTATCCGCTACACCGAGCATACAGATTTTTCACCCGAAGTCATCAACAGCAGCGACATCATCTACATGACACGAGTCCAGCGCGAACGTTTTGCCGACATCATGGAGTATGAACGTGTCAAGGATCTCTATAATCTTAACAGCTCGATGCTCGGTGACGCACGCGAGAACATGCGTATACTCCATCCGCTGCCGCGTGTCAACGAGATTGCACAGGATGTCGACGACAATCCACATGCCTATTATTTCGAGCAGGCCCGCAACGGACTCTATGCCCGTCAGGCGATTATCTGCCGTGCGCTCGGCATCGACGCTTGA
- a CDS encoding flavin reductase family protein produces the protein MKVSWKPGTMIYPLPAVLVSCGDENHSNIFTVAWVGTVCTNPPMCYISVRPERFSYPLIKEQMEFTINLTTEPMARATDWAGVRSGLDYDKWKETGLTPVKGVKVSSPYIAESPMCIECRVKEIMRLGSHDMFIADVVNVLAEDSLIDPETGAFDLGAAGLINYSHGHYFRQGEEIGRFGWSVKKK, from the coding sequence ATGAAGGTTTCGTGGAAGCCGGGCACGATGATCTATCCTCTGCCGGCGGTGCTTGTAAGCTGTGGTGACGAGAATCACAGCAACATATTCACGGTGGCATGGGTCGGAACTGTATGCACAAACCCTCCGATGTGTTACATTTCGGTTCGGCCTGAACGTTTTTCCTATCCGCTTATAAAGGAGCAGATGGAATTCACCATCAATCTGACCACCGAGCCGATGGCGCGTGCTACGGATTGGGCCGGAGTGCGTTCGGGACTGGACTATGACAAATGGAAAGAAACCGGGCTGACACCTGTCAAGGGTGTCAAGGTTTCCTCTCCCTATATAGCCGAATCCCCGATGTGTATTGAATGCCGGGTAAAGGAAATCATGCGTCTCGGCAGCCATGACATGTTCATCGCCGATGTGGTCAACGTGCTTGCCGAGGATTCTCTGATTGATCCGGAGACCGGTGCGTTTGACCTCGGAGCTGCCGGCCTTATCAATTATTCCCACGGACACTATTTCAGACAAGGGGAAGAAATCGGACGGTTCGGCTGGAGTGTCAAGAAGAAATGA